Proteins encoded together in one Chryseobacterium sp. G0201 window:
- a CDS encoding acetyl-CoA C-acetyltransferase: METKKVAIVGSNRIPFARMNTAYTDKGNQDLLLSALDGVINRYNLKGKLLGEVAGGATIKHISESNLIRETVMNTSLDPATPACDLQQACDTGIEAAVYIANKIALGQIESGIACGVEAMSNIPFESSPRLRKALLKANKEKSAFGKLKQLLSPKLKDWMPIPYKGQEPKTGLVMGGHTEITAKYYQISREDQDELAFKSHQNMAKAYDEGFFDDMITPAFGLDKDNNLRRDTSLEKLASLKPAFDKQNGTLTAGNSTPFTDGASAVLLASEEWAKANNLPILAYITFSEVAGIEYVENKQNLLLAPVFATDRMLKKAGMSLEDFDYYEIHEAFAAQVLATLKIWENDDLAKKFGLEKALGKIDRNKLNVKGGSLAVAHPFAATGGRIIGTLAKLLNEKGSGKGFISICAARGQGVTMILEK, from the coding sequence ATGGAAACAAAAAAAGTGGCAATTGTAGGATCCAACAGAATCCCTTTTGCCAGAATGAATACCGCTTACACAGACAAAGGAAATCAGGATTTATTGCTTTCCGCTCTGGATGGCGTGATCAATCGTTACAACCTTAAAGGAAAACTTCTCGGTGAAGTTGCCGGAGGCGCGACGATCAAACACATTTCTGAAAGTAATCTCATCAGAGAAACCGTTATGAACACTTCACTAGATCCTGCAACCCCTGCATGTGACCTTCAACAAGCTTGTGACACAGGAATTGAAGCAGCAGTGTACATCGCAAACAAAATCGCTTTAGGTCAGATCGAAAGCGGAATTGCCTGCGGTGTTGAAGCCATGAGCAATATTCCTTTTGAATCTTCACCAAGATTAAGAAAAGCTTTATTAAAGGCCAACAAAGAAAAATCAGCTTTTGGAAAATTAAAACAATTGTTAAGTCCAAAACTGAAAGACTGGATGCCGATTCCTTACAAAGGTCAGGAACCGAAAACAGGCTTGGTAATGGGTGGTCACACAGAAATTACCGCAAAATATTATCAAATTTCCCGTGAAGATCAGGATGAATTAGCTTTTAAAAGTCACCAAAATATGGCAAAAGCATATGATGAAGGATTTTTTGATGATATGATCACTCCGGCTTTTGGTTTAGATAAGGATAATAATCTTCGCCGAGACACAAGTTTAGAAAAATTAGCTTCATTAAAACCCGCTTTTGATAAACAAAACGGAACGCTAACAGCCGGAAATTCAACTCCATTTACCGATGGAGCATCTGCGGTTTTATTAGCGAGTGAAGAATGGGCAAAAGCAAATAATCTACCCATTTTAGCTTATATCACTTTTTCAGAAGTCGCAGGAATTGAATATGTTGAAAATAAACAAAACCTATTGCTAGCTCCTGTTTTTGCAACAGACAGAATGCTTAAAAAGGCAGGAATGAGTTTGGAGGATTTTGATTATTATGAAATTCATGAAGCTTTTGCAGCACAGGTTTTAGCAACATTAAAAATCTGGGAAAATGATGATCTGGCCAAGAAATTCGGATTAGAAAAAGCATTAGGAAAAATCGATCGAAATAAATTAAACGTAAAAGGCGGAAGTCTTGCTGTAGCTCACCCTTTTGCCGCTACCGGCGGAAGAATCATTGGAACTTTAGCGAAATTACTCAATGAAAAAGGAAGCGGCAAAGGATTTATTTCAATCTGCGCCGCACGCGGACAAGGCGTAACGATGATCTTAGAAAAATAA
- a CDS encoding OsmC family protein produces the protein MKRNATAVWNGNIKEGKGHLTTQSTTLNETQYSFNSRFADGVGTNPEELLAAAHAGCFTMKLSAELSQAGFTPEELTTRSVITLDPNIGKITKSELTLTAKVPGLSEEDFQKYAKIAEEGCPVSAAFNFEITLNATLA, from the coding sequence ATGAAACGTAACGCAACAGCCGTTTGGAACGGTAACATTAAAGAAGGAAAAGGACACTTGACAACTCAAAGCACAACGCTGAACGAAACTCAATATTCTTTCAACAGCCGTTTTGCAGACGGAGTAGGAACAAATCCAGAAGAATTATTGGCAGCAGCTCACGCAGGATGCTTTACCATGAAATTAAGCGCAGAACTTTCTCAAGCTGGTTTTACTCCTGAAGAATTGACTACAAGATCAGTAATTACTTTAGATCCAAACATCGGAAAAATTACAAAATCTGAATTGACGTTGACTGCAAAAGTTCCCGGACTTTCAGAAGAAGATTTTCAAAAATATGCTAAAATTGCAGAGGAAGGATGCCCTGTAAGTGCAGCTTTTAATTTTGAGATTACTTTGAATGCTACTTTGGCTTAA
- a CDS encoding TonB-dependent receptor domain-containing protein, whose product MKLYISKVILGAFLLFTQIIFAQNLSKSQFKVKGNCEMCKERIETIAKKAGAKEARYSIDSQTLTLETDSNVSTDEILKKVAGAGHDNEKFKASNETYESLPGCCHYERDPQPSTAEAHDHQHKKDNEFYVKGNCASCKARIEKAAKDAGANSADWNAEKQTVTLDFDSTKTSADKILKKIADVGHDNEKYKSNDSTYKNLPSCCLYYREIALGEKNPKVHYEEGTTSEHSEHADQNASNENHESHDDHEKNIEGVVVTGGKAATSLSKKEAGLVFNIDKKELLKAACCNLSESFETNATVDVSFSNAVTGTKQLKMLGLDQKYTSLTKELLPEIRGLASAYGLSFIPGRWIESIQLTKGGSTVTNGYESITGQINTELLKNAKEPETSLNLFSDFNGRAEANITSVSKINEKWSQTFLLHGNGTFGNTDMNDDGFLDRPKGTQINAAYLLNYNDLDKSGFGSHFGINFIKDERTAGQTDFNKQLAQDKQTAYGVGIDISRFQVWNKTGYVFKGKPYQSLGWMNQYVYHQQDSFFGLRNYSGKQHTYYSNLIFESILGNTNHKYKAGASFMYDGYDETYLTDNFKRNEIVPGIFAEYTLTGLKYTLVAGARADFHNLAGTQFTPRLNFKYDFTPQTIVRLSAGRGFRTANVFAENQQYFASNRSIQILQNNGDIYGLKPEIAWNYGVSLQQEFKLFGRKSSIIADFFRTDFQNQVLVDLDRSPQQLTFYNLEGKSFANSFQTQWDFTPFKNFDVRLAYKYYDVQADYLDGRREIPFMAKHRGFVNLAYATNKNNNGAFWSFDTTLNWVGKQRLPNTSSNPEAFQLPTYSESYAVLNAQISRNFNKKIRAYLGGENLTSYYQKNAIVDFKNPFGNYFDGGMVYAPIMKANFYVGLDVTF is encoded by the coding sequence ATGAAATTATATATTTCCAAGGTAATTCTTGGTGCATTCTTGCTATTTACCCAAATTATTTTCGCTCAAAATCTTTCTAAAAGTCAGTTTAAAGTTAAAGGAAACTGCGAAATGTGCAAAGAAAGAATTGAAACAATCGCTAAAAAAGCAGGTGCAAAAGAAGCACGATATTCTATTGATTCTCAAACTTTAACCTTAGAAACTGACAGCAACGTTTCAACTGATGAAATTTTGAAGAAAGTTGCCGGAGCGGGACATGACAATGAAAAATTCAAAGCATCAAATGAGACCTATGAAAGTCTTCCCGGATGTTGTCATTACGAAAGAGATCCTCAGCCATCAACTGCAGAAGCCCACGATCATCAGCACAAAAAAGATAATGAATTTTATGTAAAAGGAAACTGTGCGTCTTGTAAAGCAAGAATTGAAAAAGCAGCCAAAGACGCTGGCGCCAATTCTGCGGATTGGAATGCAGAAAAACAAACCGTTACATTAGACTTTGATTCAACAAAAACCTCAGCTGACAAAATTTTAAAGAAAATTGCAGACGTTGGTCATGATAACGAAAAATACAAATCCAATGACAGCACTTATAAAAACTTGCCCTCATGTTGTCTGTATTACAGAGAAATCGCCTTAGGAGAAAAGAATCCTAAGGTACATTATGAAGAAGGTACAACATCTGAACATTCAGAACACGCTGATCAAAATGCCTCAAATGAAAACCATGAAAGTCACGACGATCATGAAAAAAACATTGAAGGCGTTGTTGTAACAGGCGGAAAAGCTGCAACTTCTTTAAGCAAAAAAGAAGCGGGGTTGGTTTTTAATATTGATAAAAAAGAATTATTAAAAGCAGCCTGTTGTAATTTATCCGAAAGTTTTGAAACCAATGCAACGGTTGACGTTTCTTTCAGCAATGCCGTTACAGGAACAAAACAGTTGAAAATGTTAGGCTTAGATCAGAAATATACGAGCTTAACTAAAGAATTATTGCCCGAAATTAGAGGTTTGGCTTCTGCGTATGGATTAAGCTTCATTCCAGGAAGATGGATTGAAAGCATCCAGTTAACCAAAGGAGGAAGCACCGTTACCAACGGGTACGAAAGCATTACAGGACAGATCAATACGGAGCTTTTAAAAAACGCTAAAGAACCTGAAACTTCATTAAATCTCTTTTCTGATTTTAATGGAAGAGCCGAAGCCAATATTACCAGCGTTTCTAAGATCAATGAAAAATGGTCTCAGACTTTTTTACTTCACGGAAACGGAACTTTCGGTAATACCGATATGAATGATGACGGTTTTCTTGACCGGCCAAAGGGAACGCAGATTAACGCAGCTTATTTGTTGAATTACAACGATTTAGATAAGTCAGGATTCGGTTCGCATTTTGGAATTAATTTCATCAAAGACGAAAGAACGGCAGGACAAACTGATTTCAATAAGCAATTGGCGCAAGACAAACAAACCGCTTATGGCGTTGGAATTGACATCTCAAGATTTCAAGTTTGGAATAAAACAGGATACGTTTTTAAAGGAAAACCTTACCAAAGTTTAGGCTGGATGAACCAATATGTTTATCACCAGCAGGACAGTTTTTTCGGTCTTAGAAATTATTCGGGAAAACAGCATACGTATTATTCTAATTTAATTTTTGAAAGTATTTTAGGGAATACCAACCACAAATATAAAGCGGGTGCAAGTTTTATGTACGACGGTTACGATGAAACTTATTTGACTGATAATTTCAAAAGAAATGAAATCGTTCCGGGAATTTTTGCTGAATATACGTTGACAGGTTTAAAATATACTTTAGTTGCCGGAGCCAGAGCAGACTTCCATAATTTGGCAGGAACTCAGTTTACGCCGAGATTGAATTTTAAATATGATTTCACACCACAGACTATTGTTAGGCTTTCTGCAGGAAGAGGTTTCAGAACTGCGAATGTTTTTGCTGAAAATCAACAGTATTTTGCTTCTAACAGAAGTATTCAGATCTTACAAAATAATGGAGATATTTATGGTTTAAAACCAGAAATTGCGTGGAATTACGGAGTAAGTTTACAGCAGGAATTCAAGTTATTTGGAAGAAAATCCTCGATTATCGCTGATTTCTTCAGAACAGATTTCCAGAATCAGGTTTTGGTGGATCTAGACCGTTCACCTCAACAATTAACTTTCTATAATTTAGAAGGTAAATCTTTCGCTAATTCTTTTCAAACACAGTGGGATTTTACGCCTTTTAAGAACTTTGATGTAAGATTGGCTTATAAATATTATGATGTTCAGGCTGATTATCTTGATGGAAGAAGAGAAATCCCTTTTATGGCGAAACACAGAGGATTTGTGAATTTGGCGTATGCAACCAATAAAAATAACAATGGCGCATTTTGGAGTTTTGATACCACTTTAAATTGGGTCGGAAAACAAAGGCTTCCCAATACATCAAGCAATCCTGAAGCGTTTCAATTACCTACATATTCAGAATCTTACGCGGTATTGAATGCTCAGATCTCAAGAAATTTCAATAAAAAGATCAGAGCGTATTTGGGTGGTGAGAATTTGACTTCTTATTATCAAAAAAATGCAATCGTAGATTTCAAAAATCCGTTCGGAAATTATTTTGATGGCGGAATGGTGTACGCTCCAATCATGAAAGCTAATTTTTACGTTGGATTGGATGTTACATTCTAA
- a CDS encoding sensor histidine kinase has protein sequence MNNKFIPIISVFMTISLIVFVTLQFYWLKGYYGALEQDFSNKVYTALESTAKSVSEIEVEKYMNENNKNFRNNIVANGKQPSLTTIQQVEDSGTQRQIIYSKNIIERSQLPISQSGDSIKWTTLYSDEAAYKIKRDTTKPQQLTSELNNEIENGDYTIKEFAKIYGNNLPITKRVDDKVLDSIISKELKIRGISAKFGYGITDKNNNLTSIVNKDYKEKKDNTPYSYPLFTDNKERTLYSLALVFPKKEYSLAMNNWPMLLGTFLSLLTILGIYIISINYMMRQKKLAEVKTDFINNMSHEFKTPLATISVATDSLANDKIATNPDKVKYYSELIKQENLRMKKQVENVLNMSKLERNEVNLFLRETNVRELIKRTTESFNLIVKQRNGSLTQEFNADKYIFKIDEFHISNMLVNLLDNANKYSPETPEIHVKTRNEGNFYVIEISDKGMGMETQNKTKIFDKFFREETGNIHNVKGQGLGLSYVKKIVELHKGQVIVDSQKELGSTFTIKLPMS, from the coding sequence ATGAATAATAAATTCATCCCAATAATTTCAGTGTTTATGACAATCTCACTGATTGTCTTTGTTACGCTCCAATTTTATTGGCTGAAAGGTTATTACGGTGCTCTTGAACAGGATTTTTCAAACAAAGTATATACAGCCTTAGAAAGCACCGCAAAAAGCGTTTCAGAGATCGAGGTGGAAAAATACATGAATGAAAACAATAAAAATTTTCGAAACAATATCGTTGCCAACGGTAAGCAGCCATCACTTACTACGATTCAGCAGGTAGAAGATTCCGGTACTCAAAGACAAATTATTTATTCTAAAAATATTATTGAAAGAAGTCAGCTTCCAATTTCTCAAAGTGGAGATTCTATAAAATGGACGACACTTTACAGCGATGAAGCTGCTTACAAGATAAAAAGAGATACCACAAAACCTCAACAGCTTACTTCAGAACTTAATAATGAGATTGAAAACGGAGATTATACCATAAAAGAATTTGCAAAAATTTATGGTAATAATTTACCCATCACCAAAAGAGTTGATGATAAAGTGCTTGATTCTATTATCTCTAAAGAGCTTAAAATAAGAGGTATTTCGGCGAAGTTTGGCTATGGAATCACAGACAAAAACAACAACCTCACAAGCATTGTAAACAAAGATTATAAAGAGAAAAAAGACAATACGCCTTACAGTTACCCTCTTTTTACGGACAATAAAGAACGTACTTTATATTCATTAGCCTTAGTTTTTCCTAAGAAAGAATATTCTTTGGCGATGAACAACTGGCCAATGCTTTTAGGGACTTTCCTTTCGTTATTGACGATTTTGGGAATTTATATTATTTCCATTAATTATATGATGAGACAGAAAAAATTGGCTGAAGTAAAAACAGACTTCATCAATAATATGTCGCATGAATTTAAGACGCCTCTTGCAACAATTTCGGTAGCAACAGACTCGTTGGCGAATGATAAAATTGCCACCAATCCTGATAAGGTTAAATATTATTCAGAACTGATAAAACAGGAGAATCTAAGGATGAAAAAGCAGGTAGAAAACGTTCTCAACATGTCTAAACTGGAGAGAAACGAAGTCAACTTATTCCTAAGAGAAACAAACGTAAGAGAATTAATCAAAAGAACTACAGAATCTTTTAACCTGATCGTGAAACAAAGAAACGGTTCATTAACACAAGAGTTCAACGCAGATAAATATATTTTTAAAATTGATGAATTTCACATTTCAAATATGTTGGTGAATTTATTGGATAATGCCAACAAATATTCTCCGGAAACCCCTGAAATTCATGTAAAAACAAGAAACGAAGGCAATTTCTACGTTATTGAAATTTCCGACAAAGGAATGGGAATGGAAACCCAGAATAAAACGAAAATTTTTGACAAATTCTTCAGAGAGGAAACCGGAAATATTCACAATGTGAAAGGACAAGGCTTAGGACTTTCTTACGTTAAAAAAATTGTAGAACTACATAAAGGACAGGTTATTGTAGATTCTCAGAAAGAATTGGGAAGCACGTTTACAATCAAACTTCCAATGAGTTAA
- a CDS encoding TetR/AcrR family transcriptional regulator — MSKAEKTKQFIIEKTASLFNTKGYTSTSLSDITEATGLTKGSIYGNFENKDEVALEVYKYNSGILGKSMSRSLGEEFSTTIDKLNAFVNFYRKNWKIVFETGGCPLMNAATEADDKFPTLKKRVTESFEGWIKNISEVIIQGQKNGEIHENINADEFGSLFIMLVEGGILLSKTTGDEKYLNLALDRILLIIDKELKHLPS; from the coding sequence ATGTCAAAAGCAGAAAAGACAAAACAATTTATTATCGAAAAAACGGCATCTTTGTTTAACACCAAAGGGTATACTTCTACGTCGCTTTCTGACATAACGGAAGCTACAGGATTAACGAAAGGAAGCATCTACGGGAATTTTGAAAATAAAGATGAAGTTGCTCTTGAAGTTTATAAATACAATTCAGGTATATTGGGGAAAAGTATGTCGCGGTCTCTTGGTGAAGAATTTTCAACAACCATAGATAAACTCAATGCATTTGTTAATTTCTATCGAAAAAACTGGAAAATTGTTTTTGAAACTGGTGGTTGTCCATTGATGAATGCTGCAACCGAAGCCGACGACAAATTTCCTACTTTAAAAAAAAGGGTAACAGAATCTTTCGAAGGCTGGATAAAAAATATATCAGAAGTCATTATTCAAGGTCAAAAAAATGGTGAAATTCATGAAAATATTAATGCTGATGAATTCGGATCGTTATTTATTATGCTTGTTGAGGGCGGAATTTTGCTTTCCAAAACAACAGGCGACGAGAAATATCTCAATCTAGCTTTAGACAGAATATTATTAATTATTGATAAAGAACTAAAACACCTTCCATCATAA
- a CDS encoding helix-turn-helix domain-containing protein, translating to MGLQELVFEDNYKKCGVSVFSHENLETVNKIKSQPYIKILFVPADYEITVDFNHYKTEAPTLFFLTYQYFDIKNGNSDAASLLYYNRDFYCIQIHDKEVACDGLLFHNIFEIPKVDLDDSETIIIKNLFQNINEELEWKESSSEEMIRTYLKQIIIRATRKWKKQNLDNDTVKIPSNELDVFRDFSRYLEIHYREKHNVADYAEMLHIAPKTLTHKFKSLNLDSPNQFIINRILLEAKRLLFYTDKPVKEIAYDLGYEDPAYFNRLFTNKIGNTPVNFKKNYTSGKKYNS from the coding sequence ATGGGATTACAAGAGCTTGTTTTTGAAGACAATTATAAAAAGTGCGGGGTCAGTGTATTCTCTCATGAAAACCTCGAAACCGTCAACAAAATAAAGTCTCAACCCTATATAAAAATACTTTTTGTTCCTGCAGATTACGAAATTACCGTAGATTTTAATCATTACAAAACAGAAGCTCCTACTCTATTTTTTCTTACCTATCAATATTTTGATATTAAAAATGGAAACTCTGACGCTGCATCTCTTCTCTATTACAACAGAGATTTTTACTGTATTCAGATTCATGATAAAGAAGTCGCCTGTGACGGTTTGCTTTTTCATAATATTTTTGAAATTCCAAAAGTTGACCTTGATGATTCTGAAACAATTATTATTAAAAACTTATTTCAAAACATCAACGAAGAACTTGAATGGAAAGAATCTTCCAGCGAAGAAATGATAAGAACCTATTTAAAACAGATCATCATCCGCGCCACCAGAAAATGGAAGAAGCAAAACCTCGACAATGACACCGTAAAAATTCCGAGTAATGAATTGGATGTTTTCCGAGATTTCAGCAGGTATCTGGAAATTCATTACAGAGAAAAGCACAATGTTGCAGATTATGCAGAAATGCTTCATATCGCTCCGAAAACATTAACCCATAAATTTAAAAGCTTAAACCTAGATTCGCCCAATCAGTTTATCATCAACAGAATTTTACTGGAAGCTAAAAGACTATTATTTTACACTGATAAACCTGTCAAGGAGATTGCATATGATTTGGGCTATGAAGATCCGGCTTATTTCAACCGACTTTTTACGAATAAAATTGGAAATACTCCTGTAAATTTCAAGAAAAATTACACTTCGGGAAAAAAGTACAATAGTTAA
- a CDS encoding SRPBCC domain-containing protein produces MKSNIVFNKDFDSNTVYVMKIFNADVSKVWDYFTKAELLDQWWAPKPWKCETKSQDFKEGGIWLYSMVGPEGERHYAQVKYGEIMEHRSFDGTDTFCDENGNVNPDFPEAKWLFGFTGVEEGLKITVNIHFPTTESLKQLLEMGFEEGFKMGLNQLEEILR; encoded by the coding sequence ATGAAATCTAATATCGTTTTTAACAAAGATTTTGACTCAAACACGGTTTATGTGATGAAAATTTTTAACGCAGATGTGTCAAAAGTGTGGGATTATTTTACCAAAGCAGAATTGTTGGATCAATGGTGGGCTCCCAAGCCTTGGAAATGTGAAACAAAAAGTCAAGATTTTAAAGAAGGTGGAATTTGGTTGTATTCAATGGTCGGTCCGGAAGGAGAGAGACATTATGCTCAAGTAAAATATGGGGAGATTATGGAGCATCGAAGCTTTGATGGAACGGATACTTTTTGTGATGAAAATGGAAATGTAAATCCGGATTTTCCAGAAGCGAAATGGCTGTTTGGCTTTACAGGAGTGGAAGAGGGCTTGAAAATTACCGTTAATATTCATTTTCCTACCACGGAATCTTTAAAACAACTGCTGGAGATGGGTTTTGAAGAAGGTTTCAAAATGGGTCTGAATCAGCTTGAAGAAATTTTAAGATAA
- a CDS encoding S9 family peptidase, translating into MKAPQAKKIEKILEIHGDKRTDNYFWLNERENPEVIKYLEEENAYEEFMMKDTEELQEELYEEMKARYKKDDESLPYFFNEYWYIVRYEDGKEYPIFCRKHKSLDNTEEIILDVNILAEGETFFEVGSVAVSPNNKLTSFSSDNVGRRIYDINFKNLETEEILSDKIENTTGKAVWANDNEHVFYIRKDESLRAFQVYRHKLGTHPSEDILIFHEEDDTFDVNVFKTKSLEYIFLASSSTISDEHRFIPADDVFAEWKIIQPRIDDLEYSVEHYEDEFYIITNADDAINFKIVKAKIDNCGMENWVDVIPHRAEVLLEGFEIFKNYLVLEEREEGLLQIKIIEEKTKESYYLPFSDPTYTAYIGINLEFDTEILRYGYTSLTQPGSTYEYDMKTKTTKLLKQQEVLGGKFFAENYISERIWADSRDGETKIPISLVYHKDTKKSADTPLLLYGYGSYGHTVDASFSNVRLSILDRGFIYAIAHIRGGEYLGREWYEDGKMLFKKNTFFDFIDAGKYLIKENYTSSKHLYAMGGSAGGLLVGAVINYEPKLFNGIVSQVPFVDVVTTMLDETIPLTTGEYDEWGNPNDKEYYQYMKEYSPYDNVEAKEYPHMLITTGLHDSQVQYWEPAKWTAKLRELKTDNNLLLFKTDMSSGHGGASGRFESLKEDALEYAFLLKLENEKG; encoded by the coding sequence ATGAAAGCTCCACAGGCAAAAAAAATAGAAAAAATACTAGAAATACACGGAGACAAAAGAACTGACAATTATTTCTGGCTCAATGAAAGAGAAAATCCCGAAGTCATAAAATATCTTGAAGAAGAGAATGCTTACGAAGAATTTATGATGAAAGATACCGAAGAGCTTCAGGAAGAGCTTTACGAAGAGATGAAAGCCCGCTACAAAAAAGACGATGAGTCTCTACCTTATTTCTTCAACGAATACTGGTACATTGTACGTTATGAAGACGGAAAAGAATATCCTATTTTTTGCAGAAAACATAAAAGTTTAGACAATACAGAAGAGATCATTCTTGATGTAAATATTCTTGCAGAAGGTGAAACATTTTTCGAAGTGGGAAGCGTTGCGGTAAGTCCGAATAATAAACTGACTTCTTTTTCATCTGACAATGTTGGAAGAAGAATTTATGATATCAATTTCAAAAATCTTGAAACAGAAGAAATTCTTTCTGATAAAATAGAAAATACCACAGGTAAAGCTGTTTGGGCGAATGATAACGAGCATGTTTTTTATATCAGAAAAGATGAAAGTTTACGTGCATTTCAGGTTTACAGACATAAATTAGGTACACATCCTTCGGAGGATATTTTAATTTTCCATGAAGAGGACGATACTTTTGATGTAAATGTTTTTAAGACAAAATCATTAGAATATATTTTCTTAGCAAGCTCAAGCACTATTTCAGACGAACACCGTTTTATTCCTGCTGACGATGTTTTTGCAGAATGGAAAATCATTCAGCCAAGAATCGATGATCTTGAATATTCGGTAGAACATTACGAAGATGAATTTTACATTATCACCAATGCTGACGACGCCATCAATTTTAAAATTGTAAAGGCAAAAATCGACAATTGCGGAATGGAAAACTGGGTAGACGTAATCCCACACCGTGCAGAAGTTTTATTGGAAGGTTTTGAAATATTTAAAAACTATCTTGTTCTTGAAGAAAGAGAAGAAGGTCTTTTACAGATAAAAATAATCGAAGAGAAAACGAAAGAATCTTATTATTTACCTTTCTCTGATCCTACTTATACCGCTTATATCGGAATCAATCTAGAATTCGACACAGAAATTTTGCGTTACGGTTACACTTCATTAACTCAGCCAGGTTCTACCTATGAGTATGACATGAAGACCAAAACCACAAAATTATTAAAGCAACAAGAAGTTTTGGGAGGAAAATTCTTCGCTGAAAATTATATTTCTGAGAGAATTTGGGCAGATTCAAGAGATGGAGAAACAAAAATTCCAATTTCTTTAGTTTATCATAAAGACACAAAAAAATCTGCAGACACTCCTCTACTTTTATATGGCTATGGAAGTTATGGACACACAGTTGATGCAAGTTTCTCGAATGTAAGATTGTCAATTTTAGACAGAGGTTTCATTTATGCGATCGCTCACATCAGAGGCGGAGAATATCTAGGAAGAGAATGGTATGAAGACGGAAAAATGCTGTTTAAGAAAAATACTTTCTTTGATTTTATTGATGCCGGAAAATATTTAATTAAAGAAAATTATACTTCATCAAAGCATTTATATGCGATGGGCGGAAGTGCCGGAGGATTATTGGTTGGAGCCGTTATCAATTACGAACCAAAACTATTCAACGGAATTGTTTCTCAGGTTCCTTTTGTGGATGTGGTGACAACCATGTTGGATGAAACCATTCCATTAACCACAGGGGAATATGACGAATGGGGAAATCCGAACGACAAAGAATACTATCAATATATGAAGGAATATTCGCCTTACGACAATGTAGAAGCGAAAGAATATCCTCATATGCTGATTACAACAGGTCTTCATGATTCTCAAGTTCAATACTGGGAACCTGCAAAATGGACCGCGAAATTAAGAGAGTTAAAAACAGACAACAATCTTTTATTATTCAAAACCGACATGAGTTCCGGACACGGAGGCGCAAGCGGAAGATTTGAATCATTAAAAGAAGATGCGCTGGAATATGCGTTTCTATTAAAATTAGAAAATGAAAAAGGATGA
- a CDS encoding response regulator transcription factor, producing MSNRILLVEDDQSFGAVLKDYLTINNFEVTLAVDGEQGLKEFTENEFDICIFDVMMPKKDGFSLAEDVKKIDKNTPIIFLTARNMREDILKGYQLGADDYITKPFDTELLLYKIKAILQRSSTLENEEQEQFKISNIFFDSMLRQLRVGDKEYKLSPKENELLKLLCIHRNDFMPRDLALRKIWKKENYFTARSMDVYIAKLRKLLKDDEGLEIINVHGEGFRLLVKN from the coding sequence ATGAGCAACAGAATATTATTAGTAGAGGACGATCAGAGTTTCGGCGCAGTGTTGAAGGATTATTTAACGATAAACAACTTTGAAGTTACGCTGGCTGTAGATGGAGAACAGGGATTAAAAGAATTTACAGAAAACGAATTCGATATCTGTATTTTCGATGTCATGATGCCTAAAAAAGACGGATTCTCTTTGGCAGAAGATGTTAAAAAAATTGATAAAAATACACCAATCATTTTCTTGACAGCAAGAAATATGAGAGAAGATATATTGAAAGGATATCAATTGGGAGCTGATGATTACATCACGAAACCATTTGATACTGAATTACTTTTATACAAAATAAAGGCAATTCTTCAAAGAAGTTCTACATTGGAAAATGAAGAACAGGAGCAATTCAAAATCAGCAATATCTTCTTTGACTCCATGTTGAGACAATTGAGAGTTGGTGATAAAGAATACAAACTTTCTCCAAAAGAAAACGAATTGCTGAAACTTCTTTGTATCCACAGAAACGATTTCATGCCGAGAGACTTAGCATTAAGAAAGATCTGGAAAAAAGAAAACTACTTCACCGCAAGAAGTATGGACGTTTACATCGCAAAACTTCGTAAATTATTAAAAGACGACGAAGGATTGGAAATTATCAACGTTCACGGAGAAGGATTCAGACTTTTAGTTAAGAATTAA